The Parabacteroides sp. AD58 genome includes a window with the following:
- a CDS encoding xylulokinase, with protein MYLLGYDIGSSSVKASLINAETGKCVASAFYPKTEAEIIAVRSGWAEQNPESWWEYLKLATAAVLNESKITPADIRSIGISYQMHGLVCVDKNQQVLRPSIIWCDSRAVAIGQKAFQDLGETYCLSHLLNSPGNFTASKLAWVKQNEPNLFTHIYKIMLPGDYIAMRLSGDICTTISGLSEGMFWDFQNNALAAELLNYYGIDPSLIADVKPTFGLQGEVSRTAAAELGLKAGTPITYRAGDQPNNALSLNVFNPGEIASTAGTSGVVYGVNGQINYDPKSRVNTFAHVNHTAENPRLGVLLCINGTGILNSWIRKMVGADGLSYTAMNALADQIPVGSEGVCILPFGNGSERMLENKDTGCSLLNVNFNRHDRRHLIRAAQEGIVFSFKYGIDIMESMGIPVKKIHAGHANMFLSPVFRDTLAGVTGATIELFDTDGAAGAARGSGLGAGIYHSTEEAFSNLERIAVIEPDASKADAYQEAYAHWKQELDARVK; from the coding sequence ATGTATTTATTAGGATATGATATTGGCAGCTCGTCGGTGAAAGCGAGTTTAATAAATGCCGAAACAGGGAAATGCGTTGCTTCAGCGTTTTATCCCAAAACAGAAGCAGAAATTATCGCCGTCCGTTCCGGCTGGGCAGAACAAAACCCCGAAAGCTGGTGGGAATACCTCAAACTGGCAACTGCTGCTGTGCTGAATGAATCAAAAATTACGCCGGCCGACATCCGCTCCATTGGCATCTCCTACCAGATGCACGGACTGGTATGTGTAGATAAAAACCAGCAAGTATTGCGGCCGTCAATTATCTGGTGCGATTCACGGGCCGTTGCCATCGGTCAGAAAGCCTTCCAGGATTTAGGTGAGACCTATTGTCTGTCTCACCTGCTCAATTCGCCGGGGAATTTCACGGCATCCAAACTGGCCTGGGTAAAACAAAACGAACCTAACTTATTTACTCACATATACAAAATCATGCTTCCGGGCGACTACATCGCCATGCGGTTAAGCGGTGATATCTGTACAACCATCTCTGGCTTGTCAGAAGGCATGTTCTGGGATTTCCAGAACAATGCCCTGGCTGCTGAATTGCTGAATTACTATGGCATAGACCCATCTTTGATAGCCGATGTAAAGCCGACCTTCGGTCTGCAGGGCGAAGTCTCTAGGACCGCGGCGGCTGAACTCGGACTGAAAGCCGGCACTCCGATTACGTATAGGGCTGGCGATCAGCCGAACAACGCCTTGTCATTGAATGTATTCAATCCGGGAGAAATTGCTTCGACCGCAGGAACATCGGGAGTCGTCTACGGAGTTAACGGACAGATCAATTACGATCCGAAATCAAGGGTAAATACATTTGCCCACGTCAACCATACCGCCGAAAACCCGCGCTTGGGTGTGCTTCTCTGCATCAACGGAACGGGTATTCTGAATTCCTGGATTCGAAAAATGGTTGGAGCCGACGGTCTTTCCTATACAGCCATGAATGCGCTGGCTGATCAAATACCGGTAGGCAGCGAAGGAGTATGTATCCTGCCTTTCGGCAATGGTTCTGAACGGATGCTCGAGAATAAAGACACCGGATGTTCGTTACTGAATGTCAACTTCAACCGGCATGACCGGCGCCACTTGATACGCGCAGCCCAGGAAGGCATCGTCTTTTCATTCAAATACGGCATTGACATCATGGAGAGCATGGGCATACCTGTTAAGAAAATTCATGCGGGCCACGCGAATATGTTCCTGAGTCCCGTCTTCCGGGATACATTAGCCGGAGTTACAGGCGCCACCATCGAGCTTTTTGATACCGACGGTGCTGCCGGAGCAGCCCGTGGAAGCGGTTTGGGTGCCGGTATCTACCACAGCACCGAAGAGGCTTTTTCAAACCTTGAACGCATCGCAGTTATCGAGCCCGACGCATCAAAGGCAGACGCTTATCAGGAGGCTTATGCACACTGGAAGCAAGAACTGGATGCCCGCGTCAAATAA
- the xylA gene encoding xylose isomerase, whose translation METKEYFPGIGKIKFEGKDSKNPMAFRYYDADKVIMGKKMKDWLKFSMAWWHTLCAEGSDQFGGGTKKFPWKGNPDKLQAAKEKMDAGFEFMQKIGIEYYCFHDVDLCDEADTIEEYEANLKEIVAYAKQKQAETGIKLLWGTANVFGHARYMNGAATNPDFNVVARAAVQIKNAMDATIELGGTNYVFWGGREGYSSLLNTDQKREKEHLAQMLTMARDYARAKGFTGTFLVEPKPMEPTKHQYDVDTETVIGFLKAHNLDKDFKVNIEVNHATLAGHTFEHELAVAVDNGMLGSIDANRGDYQNGWDTDQFPIDNFELIQAMMQIIRNGGLGNGGTNFDAKTRRNSTDLEDIFIAHIAGMDAMARALENAARLLEESPYKQMLADRYASFDSGKGKEFEEGKMTLEELVDYAKTQGEPKQISGKQELYEAIVNMYC comes from the coding sequence ATGGAAACAAAAGAATATTTTCCTGGCATAGGAAAAATCAAATTTGAAGGTAAAGACAGTAAGAACCCAATGGCATTCCGCTACTATGATGCTGATAAAGTCATCATGGGCAAGAAGATGAAAGACTGGTTGAAATTCTCGATGGCCTGGTGGCATACACTCTGTGCAGAAGGAAGCGACCAGTTTGGTGGCGGCACCAAGAAATTCCCTTGGAAAGGTAATCCCGACAAATTGCAGGCTGCCAAAGAAAAGATGGATGCCGGATTCGAATTCATGCAGAAAATAGGTATCGAATATTATTGCTTCCACGACGTAGATTTATGTGACGAAGCCGATACCATCGAAGAATATGAAGCTAATCTGAAGGAAATCGTCGCATATGCCAAACAGAAACAGGCTGAAACAGGTATCAAACTGTTGTGGGGCACAGCCAATGTATTCGGTCATGCCCGCTATATGAACGGAGCAGCTACGAATCCTGACTTCAATGTCGTTGCCCGTGCAGCTGTTCAGATCAAGAATGCCATGGATGCTACCATTGAATTAGGTGGAACGAACTATGTATTCTGGGGCGGCCGTGAAGGATATTCTTCCCTCCTGAATACGGATCAGAAACGCGAAAAGGAACATCTGGCTCAGATGCTGACCATGGCCCGCGACTATGCCCGTGCCAAAGGTTTCACCGGCACATTCCTGGTTGAACCAAAGCCCATGGAACCGACGAAGCATCAGTACGACGTCGATACAGAAACCGTTATCGGCTTTCTGAAAGCACACAATCTGGATAAAGACTTCAAGGTAAATATCGAAGTGAACCATGCTACTTTGGCGGGTCATACTTTCGAACACGAACTGGCAGTTGCCGTTGATAATGGCATGTTAGGTTCTATTGATGCCAACCGTGGTGATTATCAGAATGGCTGGGATACCGACCAGTTCCCGATCGACAACTTCGAATTGATCCAGGCCATGATGCAGATCATCCGCAACGGCGGACTGGGTAACGGCGGTACCAACTTCGATGCCAAGACTCGCCGTAACTCAACAGATCTGGAAGATATCTTCATCGCTCATATTGCCGGCATGGATGCCATGGCACGCGCTTTGGAAAATGCAGCCCGTCTGTTGGAAGAATCACCTTACAAACAGATGCTGGCCGACCGGTATGCTTCATTCGACAGCGGCAAAGGCAAAGAATTTGAAGAAGGCAAGATGACCTTGGAAGAACTGGTAGATTATGCCAAGACTCAAGGCGAACCGAAGCAGATCAGCGGTAAGCAGGAATTGTATGAAGCAATCGTCAATATGTATTGCTGA